A DNA window from Selenomonas sp. oral taxon 126 contains the following coding sequences:
- a CDS encoding methyl-accepting chemotaxis protein: MKLRTKMLLWIGTPLIVIFLAMAGFSYWEASSMIERATEREMRALSAYHAEEISRMVEEPEGILEGLGQVWSTQLPTDADFIAAAADFGNRPDIDGIYLGFPDRDFLYSYEKIVPRSEFDATSRNWYKLAKQNDGVQLSAVYINKFHSKKVVALSRSLKPPDGREAVLGMDIPFDEIEKKVVSLKVGEHGGAFLLDAEGRFIAHPVQTMDDNVHAQGEEDAQRLLSKEPIFFTNTWQGIENYYVVHPVGNTGWSLVIFVPKDEVLADVDNLKWAMLAGLLISLLLLGGLLYKIAESFAQPLEAMAEAAQEVAKGNLTVRPPDMERDDEIGQLHRALLTMVTNLRDLIQKTAQTSEQLAAASEELTASADQSAQGAQSAAEAIVKITGSTIEQNEVVDESFKTVDGITHAIGEITKGISDVSAATHRASTATTEGQQGLGIAVKGMDVLNQSAKDVSEAVTALYESSKRISEIVEMITQIAGQTNLLALNAAIEAARAGEQGRGFAVVAEEVRKLAEQSETAAQEITGLITENANRIEDTFKVMQEQKEHVGEGVKQVNQAGEQFNRIAGVVSELTEKVDAILKSTEGIKAGSARMVSSVESVQRVSNAVHSEAENVSAVSEEQAASMQEIAASSQTLAQLAQDLQRIVGGFKL; the protein is encoded by the coding sequence ATGAAACTAAGAACCAAGATGCTCCTATGGATTGGTACACCGCTCATTGTCATATTCCTTGCGATGGCAGGATTTTCCTACTGGGAGGCAAGTTCGATGATCGAACGCGCAACAGAGCGTGAGATGCGCGCCCTCTCTGCCTACCATGCCGAGGAAATCAGCCGTATGGTCGAGGAACCAGAGGGCATTCTGGAGGGACTTGGACAGGTATGGTCGACGCAACTGCCTACCGATGCGGACTTCATTGCCGCCGCCGCAGACTTCGGCAACCGCCCCGATATCGACGGCATCTATCTGGGCTTTCCTGACCGCGACTTCCTCTACAGCTATGAGAAAATCGTCCCAAGATCCGAGTTTGACGCAACGTCGCGCAATTGGTACAAACTTGCAAAACAGAACGACGGTGTGCAGCTTTCCGCAGTTTATATCAATAAATTTCACAGCAAAAAGGTCGTTGCCCTGAGTCGTTCCCTCAAACCGCCCGACGGACGGGAAGCCGTCCTCGGCATGGACATCCCTTTTGACGAGATTGAAAAGAAAGTTGTTTCATTGAAAGTTGGCGAGCACGGCGGTGCATTCCTGCTCGATGCAGAGGGACGGTTTATCGCCCATCCGGTGCAGACAATGGACGACAACGTGCATGCACAGGGCGAAGAGGACGCACAGCGTCTCCTCTCCAAAGAACCCATTTTCTTTACCAACACATGGCAGGGCATAGAGAACTACTATGTCGTTCACCCGGTCGGCAATACCGGCTGGTCACTGGTCATCTTCGTCCCGAAGGACGAAGTCCTCGCCGATGTGGACAATCTCAAATGGGCAATGCTCGCAGGACTCCTCATCTCCCTCCTCCTGCTCGGTGGACTGCTCTACAAGATTGCAGAGTCCTTTGCCCAGCCGCTTGAGGCAATGGCAGAGGCAGCACAGGAAGTCGCAAAGGGCAACCTCACCGTGCGTCCACCTGATATGGAGCGTGACGACGAGATCGGACAGCTGCACAGAGCGCTCCTCACCATGGTCACCAATCTGCGCGATCTGATTCAAAAGACTGCGCAGACCTCCGAGCAGCTTGCCGCTGCCTCAGAGGAACTGACCGCCTCTGCGGATCAGTCGGCGCAGGGCGCACAGAGCGCTGCCGAAGCCATTGTCAAGATCACGGGCAGCACGATCGAACAGAATGAGGTCGTTGACGAGTCCTTCAAGACAGTGGACGGCATCACGCATGCCATCGGCGAAATCACGAAGGGCATCTCAGATGTCTCCGCCGCCACCCACCGTGCCTCAACAGCAACAACCGAGGGACAGCAGGGACTCGGCATCGCCGTGAAGGGCATGGATGTCCTCAACCAGAGTGCAAAGGATGTCTCCGAGGCTGTCACAGCACTCTACGAGAGTTCCAAGCGTATCTCCGAGATCGTGGAGATGATCACGCAGATTGCAGGTCAGACGAACCTCCTCGCACTCAATGCAGCCATTGAGGCAGCGCGCGCGGGCGAACAGGGACGTGGCTTCGCCGTCGTTGCCGAGGAGGTCAGGAAACTCGCTGAGCAGTCGGAAACGGCAGCACAGGAGATCACGGGTCTCATCACCGAGAACGCGAACCGCATTGAGGACACATTCAAGGTCATGCAGGAGCAGAAGGAGCACGTCGGCGAGGGCGTCAAGCAGGTCAATCAGGCAGGCGAACAGTTCAACCGCATTGCGGGTGTCGTCAGTGAGCTCACGGAAAAGGTCGATGCCATCTTGAAGAGTACGGAGGGCATCAAGGCGGGCAGTGCACGCATGGTCAGCTCCGTCGAATCCGTCCAGCGCGTCTCAAATGCCGTCCACAGCGAGGCAGAGAACGTCTCCGCTGTCTCCGAGGAACAGGCGGCATCCATGCAGGAGATCGCAGCATCCAGCCAGACCCTCGCACAGCTCGCGCAGGATCTGCAGAGAATTGTCGGCGGATTCAAACTCTAA
- the sdhA gene encoding succinate dehydrogenase flavoprotein subunit, with the protein MAKVPQNKVIIVGGGLAGLLATMKVCEGGGTVDLFSYCPVKRSHSLCAQGGMNACMDTKGEHDSVYEHFDDTVYGGDFLADQLAVKGMVEAAPKLVKMFDRMGVPFTRTAEGVLDLRNFGGQKNKRTVFAGSTTGQQLLYALDEQVRRWETKGKVTKYEFWEYIRSIKNKDGIVRGIVAQNMNSNEIKAFPADVVMLATGGPGQVFGRCTASTICNGSAVSSAYQQGAHIGNPEFIQIHPTAIPGSDKNRLMSEACRGEGGRVWTYKDGEPWYFLEEMYPAYGNLVPRDVASRAIFKVCVHMGLGVNNDRRVYLDLSHIPAAYLERKLGGILEMYSEFVGQDPRKVPMEIFPSVHYSMGGIWVDRNHHTNIPGLMAAGECDHQYHGANRLGANSLLSAAYSGFIAGPEALRWARSGELGTALTEEELEAARKEAVAEFDKIRNMTGSVNAHQLHQEMGEIMYDYVSIERDNKGLDICLEKLKDILKRWDDIGVTDHGTWANQEAMFVRQLRNMILYAMAVTKAARCRDESRGAHAKILLDDKGERMTDEAGELMFYGRDDERFMKTSIVDYDPKTEEPIVSYMEFEHSLIKARARNYAVAKKE; encoded by the coding sequence ATGGCTAAAGTACCACAGAACAAGGTTATCATCGTTGGCGGCGGTCTTGCGGGACTTCTCGCGACGATGAAGGTCTGCGAGGGCGGCGGTACGGTCGACCTCTTTTCCTATTGCCCGGTGAAGCGCTCGCACTCGCTCTGCGCACAGGGCGGCATGAATGCCTGTATGGATACGAAGGGCGAGCACGACAGTGTCTACGAGCACTTTGACGATACGGTCTACGGTGGCGACTTCCTTGCCGATCAGCTCGCGGTCAAGGGCATGGTCGAGGCTGCGCCGAAGCTCGTCAAGATGTTTGACCGCATGGGTGTTCCGTTCACGCGCACGGCTGAGGGTGTGCTCGATCTGCGCAACTTCGGCGGACAGAAGAATAAGCGCACGGTGTTTGCAGGCTCCACGACCGGTCAGCAGCTCCTCTACGCGCTCGATGAGCAGGTGCGTCGCTGGGAGACCAAGGGTAAGGTTACGAAGTATGAGTTCTGGGAATACATCCGCTCGATCAAGAACAAGGACGGCATCGTCCGCGGCATTGTTGCACAGAACATGAACTCGAACGAGATCAAGGCATTCCCGGCAGATGTTGTCATGCTTGCGACGGGCGGTCCCGGACAGGTCTTCGGACGCTGCACGGCATCCACGATCTGCAACGGTTCGGCTGTTTCGTCCGCATATCAGCAGGGCGCACACATCGGCAACCCCGAGTTCATTCAGATTCACCCGACGGCAATCCCGGGTTCCGATAAGAACCGTCTCATGTCCGAAGCGTGCCGCGGTGAGGGCGGACGTGTCTGGACGTACAAGGACGGCGAGCCATGGTACTTCCTCGAGGAGATGTACCCTGCATACGGCAACCTCGTTCCGCGTGACGTTGCCTCCCGCGCGATCTTCAAGGTCTGCGTGCACATGGGGCTCGGCGTCAACAACGACCGCCGCGTCTACCTCGACCTCTCGCACATCCCGGCAGCCTACCTCGAGCGCAAGCTCGGCGGCATTCTCGAGATGTACTCCGAGTTCGTCGGTCAGGATCCGCGCAAGGTTCCGATGGAGATCTTCCCGTCTGTGCACTATTCGATGGGCGGCATCTGGGTTGACCGCAACCACCACACGAACATCCCCGGCCTCATGGCAGCGGGTGAGTGCGACCATCAGTATCACGGTGCAAACCGTCTCGGAGCGAACTCGCTTCTCTCGGCGGCATATTCCGGCTTCATTGCAGGCCCCGAGGCACTGCGCTGGGCGCGCAGCGGTGAGCTCGGCACGGCGCTCACGGAGGAAGAGCTCGAGGCAGCACGCAAGGAAGCCGTTGCGGAGTTCGACAAGATCCGCAATATGACGGGTTCTGTCAACGCACATCAGCTCCATCAGGAGATGGGCGAGATCATGTACGACTATGTCTCCATTGAGCGTGACAACAAGGGTCTCGACATCTGCCTTGAAAAGCTCAAGGATATCCTCAAGCGCTGGGATGACATTGGTGTGACCGATCACGGCACTTGGGCAAATCAGGAAGCCATGTTCGTGCGTCAGCTGCGCAATATGATCCTCTATGCAATGGCGGTGACGAAGGCAGCGCGCTGCCGCGATGAGAGCCGCGGTGCACACGCGAAGATCCTTCTCGATGACAAGGGCGAGCGCATGACGGATGAGGCTGGTGAGCTCATGTTCTACGGACGTGACGACGAGCGCTTCATGAAGACCTCCATCGTGGACTACGATCCGAAGACCGAGGAGCCGATTGTCAGCTACATGGAATTCGAGCATTCACTCATCAAGGCGCGTGCGCGTAACTACGCCGTTGCCAAGAAGGAGTAA
- a CDS encoding homocysteine S-methyltransferase family protein has translation MKDIIILDGGMGTQLQARGLAPGERPELFGLEHPDVIEEIHQNYIAAGSRVIYSNTFGANGHKLVGTGKTVAEVIGENVRTARRAAENSGVTGVRVALDIGPIGELVEPLGTLSFEAAYELFREMVVAGAEAGADLVIFETLTDLYEVKAAVLAAKEHTKLPIWVTMTFEQNGRTFLGAAVPSVAVTLDALGVAALGVNCSLGPVELLPIVDELMEWTDLPIIVKPNAGLPDPRTGAYEMTAEDFGREMAEFARRGTVIMGGCCGTTPDFIRALTAAVAEGASERPARKKRKGVASPGRVAEYGKLNVIGERINPTGKKRLQQALLEEDYGYIKKLAISQQEAGAQVLDINVGAQGVDEEKIIPYVVKAVQSVVDLPLQIDSANPKVIEAALRVTNGRVIINSVSGEKERMNAIFPLAKHYGAAVLGLAMDEKGLPATAAERVAIAERIVAEAERYGIDREDIIIDCLTLTVSAQQEQAMETLRAVREVHERLGLHCALGVSNISFGLPARVHMTENFLIQAMHVGLDFPIVNPNTKEVMDAVVSFRAVSGEDVDCSAYIERFAPEQAEIRRRKELGITGDEAAGAVQTAAAESADAVDPLMDAIMRGLSDDAERITRKLLTEMAPMEIIQEKVIPALDIVGDRYEKEIIFLPQLINAANAATAGLELIKMRLAEEGQGVSKGKIILATVEGDIHDIGKNIVKVVLENYGYQIIDLGRDVPVKRVVEVAIEKRVGLIGLSALMTTTVTAMKRTIDALHEAGHPCETVVGGAVLTEDYAKEIGADHYAGDARSIVEIARRVLG, from the coding sequence ATGAAAGACATCATTATATTGGATGGGGGCATGGGCACGCAGCTGCAGGCGCGCGGGCTTGCCCCCGGGGAGCGGCCGGAGCTGTTCGGATTGGAGCACCCCGATGTGATCGAGGAGATTCATCAGAATTACATCGCGGCGGGCAGCCGCGTCATCTACAGCAATACCTTCGGTGCGAACGGGCATAAGCTTGTCGGCACGGGCAAGACCGTCGCCGAGGTCATCGGAGAGAATGTCCGCACGGCACGCCGCGCGGCAGAGAACTCGGGTGTCACGGGTGTGCGCGTCGCGCTCGACATCGGCCCCATTGGGGAACTCGTCGAGCCGCTTGGTACGCTCTCGTTCGAGGCGGCATATGAACTTTTCCGTGAGATGGTCGTCGCGGGCGCGGAGGCGGGCGCGGATCTCGTGATCTTTGAGACGCTGACCGACCTCTACGAAGTCAAGGCGGCGGTGCTTGCCGCAAAGGAGCATACGAAGCTGCCGATCTGGGTGACAATGACCTTCGAGCAGAACGGGCGCACCTTTCTCGGCGCGGCTGTCCCGTCCGTCGCGGTCACGCTCGATGCGCTCGGCGTCGCCGCGCTCGGCGTCAACTGCTCGCTCGGCCCCGTGGAGCTTCTGCCAATCGTGGACGAACTCATGGAGTGGACGGATCTGCCGATTATCGTCAAGCCAAACGCAGGTCTGCCCGACCCGCGCACGGGTGCGTATGAGATGACGGCGGAGGATTTCGGGCGCGAGATGGCGGAGTTTGCGCGGCGCGGCACCGTCATCATGGGCGGCTGCTGCGGCACGACGCCTGACTTCATCCGCGCGCTCACGGCGGCGGTCGCAGAGGGGGCGTCGGAGCGTCCCGCACGGAAAAAACGCAAGGGTGTTGCATCACCGGGGCGCGTCGCGGAGTACGGCAAGCTCAATGTCATTGGCGAGCGCATCAATCCGACAGGCAAGAAGCGTCTGCAACAGGCACTCCTTGAGGAGGACTACGGCTATATCAAGAAACTTGCGATATCCCAGCAGGAGGCGGGCGCGCAGGTGCTTGACATCAATGTCGGTGCGCAGGGCGTGGATGAGGAGAAGATCATCCCGTATGTCGTCAAAGCGGTGCAGAGTGTTGTTGATCTGCCGTTACAGATTGACTCGGCAAACCCGAAGGTGATCGAGGCGGCGCTGCGCGTGACGAACGGGCGCGTCATCATCAACTCGGTCAGCGGGGAGAAGGAGCGCATGAACGCCATCTTCCCGCTCGCAAAGCACTATGGTGCGGCGGTGCTCGGACTTGCGATGGACGAGAAGGGGCTGCCCGCGACGGCGGCGGAGCGCGTCGCGATTGCCGAGCGCATTGTCGCGGAGGCGGAGCGATACGGAATCGACCGCGAGGATATCATCATCGATTGTCTGACGCTCACGGTCTCGGCGCAGCAGGAACAGGCGATGGAGACCCTGCGCGCCGTGCGTGAGGTGCATGAGCGTCTGGGGCTGCACTGCGCGCTTGGCGTCAGCAATATTTCGTTCGGACTGCCTGCGCGCGTGCATATGACGGAGAACTTCCTCATACAGGCGATGCATGTCGGCCTTGATTTCCCGATCGTCAACCCGAATACAAAGGAAGTCATGGATGCCGTCGTCTCCTTCCGCGCCGTTTCGGGCGAGGATGTGGACTGCTCCGCCTACATTGAGCGTTTTGCGCCCGAGCAGGCGGAGATCCGCCGCCGCAAGGAACTCGGCATTACGGGGGATGAGGCGGCAGGGGCGGTACAGACTGCCGCTGCGGAGAGTGCAGACGCGGTCGATCCGCTGATGGATGCCATCATGCGCGGCCTCTCCGACGATGCAGAGCGCATTACGCGCAAACTCCTCACGGAGATGGCGCCGATGGAGATCATCCAGGAGAAGGTCATCCCCGCGCTCGACATCGTGGGTGACCGCTATGAAAAGGAAATCATCTTCCTCCCGCAGCTCATCAATGCGGCGAATGCGGCGACCGCAGGACTCGAGCTCATCAAAATGCGCCTCGCCGAGGAGGGGCAGGGTGTCTCAAAGGGGAAGATCATCCTCGCGACCGTCGAGGGTGACATCCACGACATCGGCAAGAACATCGTCAAGGTCGTCCTCGAGAACTACGGCTATCAGATCATCGACCTCGGGCGTGATGTGCCCGTGAAGCGCGTGGTGGAGGTCGCCATCGAAAAGCGGGTCGGACTCATCGGCCTCTCGGCGCTCATGACGACGACCGTCACAGCGATGAAGCGTACGATCGACGCCCTGCACGAGGCGGGGCATCCCTGTGAGACCGTGGTCGGCGGTGCCGTCCTCACGGAGGACTATGCAAAGGAGATCGGCGCGGATCACTATGCGGGCGATGCGCGCAGCATTGTCGAGATCGCGCGCCGCGTGCTGGGATAG
- the sdhB gene encoding succinate dehydrogenase iron-sulfur subunit → MAEQKKVRFIIERQDGPNENPYTQEFEVDYRPGLNVVASLMEIQKNPVTVDGKRVPPPVWECNCLEKVCGACMMVINGRAQQACCALIDNLTQPIRVQPARTFPVIRDLLIDRSVMFESLKRIHGWVEVDGTWGVKDAPIQNPYTAETCYELSHCMTCGCCLEACPNVGPQSDFIGASPTAQALLFNLHPLGKFDAPKRLNALMEKGGITSCGNSQNCERACPKGIKLTQHLAQLNRDVNKQALRNMFNH, encoded by the coding sequence ATGGCAGAACAGAAAAAAGTTCGTTTTATCATCGAGCGTCAGGATGGACCGAACGAGAACCCCTATACGCAGGAGTTCGAAGTCGACTATCGTCCCGGTCTCAACGTCGTCGCGTCCCTCATGGAGATTCAGAAGAATCCCGTGACGGTTGACGGCAAGCGCGTTCCGCCCCCGGTCTGGGAGTGCAACTGCCTTGAGAAGGTCTGCGGCGCGTGCATGATGGTCATCAACGGTCGTGCACAGCAGGCGTGTTGCGCGCTGATTGACAACCTCACACAGCCGATTCGCGTGCAGCCGGCGCGCACGTTCCCCGTTATCCGTGACCTCCTCATCGACCGCTCGGTCATGTTCGAGAGCCTCAAGCGCATTCATGGCTGGGTCGAGGTCGACGGCACATGGGGCGTCAAGGATGCGCCTATCCAGAATCCGTACACGGCAGAGACGTGCTATGAGCTGTCGCACTGCATGACCTGCGGCTGCTGCCTTGAGGCGTGCCCGAACGTCGGACCGCAGTCCGACTTCATCGGCGCGTCACCGACGGCGCAGGCGCTCCTCTTCAACCTCCATCCGCTTGGAAAGTTCGATGCGCCGAAGCGCCTCAATGCGCTGATGGAGAAGGGCGGCATCACGAGCTGTGGAAACAGTCAGAACTGCGAGCGTGCGTGCCCGAAGGGCATCAAGCTCACGCAGCATCTTGCCCAGCTGAACCGCGATGTCAACAAGCAGGCACTGCGCAATATGTTTAACCACTAA
- a CDS encoding vitamin B12 dependent-methionine synthase activation domain-containing protein, with translation MFEPRFTTLNMNEILKYLGFRGQELTEEIAAQIRRCTDEVLAAATPRLTYRHAPLEDGAVLGVTFAGNDIPAMLEPCEEVVLFGATLGPGVERLMMRCEVMNAADSVIMDACASTAIENICNNFESDMRRAVEAEGRYLTDRFSPGYGDLPITEQPKFFALLDMTRRIGVSLTPTTIMVPRKSVTAIMGIARTPQPHRPPDCEHCLMFRTCPFRKAGRRCREGART, from the coding sequence ATGTTTGAACCGCGTTTTACAACGCTGAATATGAATGAAATCCTAAAGTATCTCGGCTTTCGTGGGCAGGAGCTGACGGAGGAGATTGCTGCGCAGATTCGCCGCTGTACGGATGAGGTGTTGGCGGCCGCGACGCCGCGCCTCACATATCGACATGCGCCGCTTGAGGACGGCGCGGTGCTTGGCGTGACCTTTGCGGGAAATGACATCCCTGCGATGCTCGAGCCGTGCGAGGAGGTCGTCCTCTTCGGCGCGACGCTCGGTCCCGGTGTCGAGCGCCTGATGATGCGCTGCGAGGTCATGAATGCGGCGGACTCCGTCATCATGGACGCGTGCGCGAGCACGGCGATCGAGAATATCTGCAACAACTTCGAGAGCGATATGCGCCGCGCGGTCGAGGCCGAGGGGCGCTATCTGACGGATCGCTTCAGCCCCGGCTACGGTGATCTGCCGATCACCGAGCAGCCGAAATTCTTCGCTCTGCTCGATATGACGCGCCGCATCGGTGTCTCGCTGACGCCGACGACGATCATGGTGCCGCGCAAGTCCGTGACCGCGATCATGGGGATCGCGCGCACGCCGCAGCCGCACCGTCCGCCGGACTGCGAGCACTGCCTCATGTTCCGCACCTGCCCCTTCCGCAAGGCGGGGCGCAGATGCAGGGAAGGCGCAAGGACTTAG
- the trpD gene encoding anthranilate phosphoribosyltransferase gives MIKEAIKKVVNKEDLGYYEAYAVMNEIMSGETSAVENAAYLAALSTKSSGMETIAEISGSAAAMREHAECVEHDMDVIDIVGTGGDHSGSINVSTTASFLAAAAGLKVCKHGNRAASSWSGTADCLEALGVNINQPPAKVREELAAVGMAFLFAQRYHQSMKHVGAIRRELGIRTVFNILGPLTNPSRPSYMLLGVYGEHLMRPLARVLPGLGVKRALIVHGTDGMDEISIGAPTLVHEISDGWERSYKIRPEDFGITPASKELIRGGKPEENAAVTRGILAGEITDARADVCLMNAGAAIYIGGAADSIADGIAAARRTIADGSALRKLEDFIKISQ, from the coding sequence ATGATTAAAGAAGCGATCAAGAAGGTCGTGAACAAGGAGGATCTTGGCTACTACGAAGCATATGCCGTCATGAACGAAATCATGTCGGGCGAGACCTCGGCGGTCGAGAACGCCGCCTACCTCGCCGCGCTCTCGACGAAGAGCAGCGGCATGGAGACAATCGCGGAGATCTCCGGCTCTGCAGCAGCGATGCGCGAGCACGCAGAGTGCGTCGAACACGATATGGACGTCATCGACATCGTCGGCACGGGCGGCGATCACTCGGGCAGCATCAACGTCTCGACGACGGCGTCCTTTCTCGCGGCTGCGGCAGGTCTGAAGGTCTGCAAGCACGGCAACCGCGCGGCGTCCTCGTGGAGCGGCACGGCGGACTGCCTTGAGGCGCTCGGCGTGAACATCAATCAGCCGCCCGCAAAGGTGCGCGAAGAGCTGGCTGCTGTCGGCATGGCATTCCTCTTTGCCCAGCGCTACCACCAGTCAATGAAACACGTCGGCGCAATCCGCCGCGAGCTCGGCATCCGCACCGTGTTCAACATCCTCGGGCCGCTCACAAATCCATCGCGCCCCTCCTACATGCTGCTCGGCGTCTACGGCGAACATCTCATGCGCCCGCTCGCAAGGGTACTGCCGGGGCTTGGGGTGAAGCGCGCCCTCATCGTCCACGGCACGGACGGCATGGACGAGATCTCCATCGGCGCGCCAACCCTCGTACACGAAATATCGGACGGCTGGGAGCGCAGCTATAAGATCCGCCCCGAGGACTTCGGCATCACGCCTGCATCCAAAGAATTGATTCGCGGCGGGAAGCCCGAGGAGAACGCCGCCGTCACGCGCGGCATCCTCGCGGGCGAGATCACGGACGCGCGCGCAGATGTCTGCCTCATGAACGCAGGCGCTGCCATCTACATCGGCGGCGCGGCAGACTCGATTGCAGACGGCATTGCAGCGGCACGCCGAACGATTGCGGACGGCTCGGCACTGCGCAAACTCGAAGATTTTATCAAGATCTCTCAGTAA
- a CDS encoding methyl-accepting chemotaxis protein yields MKLQSKMLLWIGSPFIAIFIAMAAFSYWQASTMIESATQREMKALAEYHAEEINSMVQQQRGILEGLGQAWSTSIPNNDTFLAIARDFEKRPDVDSVYMGFPDRDFLFSREGVIPRTEFDATTRGWYKLAAANDGVQISEVYIDNFSGKKVVALSRAMKENGQFVGVVGIDVLFADIEKKMAALKLRETGAAFLLDEQGRFIYHSALTIDDNVHAQGEEAAKLFLSKDPLFFESSYQDVDYYYAVHPVGDTGWSLVLFVPKDEVLADVSTLKWAMIAGLLVSLALLSVLLYSIARSIAGPIEVMAAAASEIAKGNLGVKAPEMERDDEIGDLHNAFLTMVKGLRDLIRSAAQTAEQLAAASEELTASADQSAQGAQHAAEAIVKITGSTIEQREAVDESFETVDRITHAINDITNGITDVSAATQRAESATVEGQHGLSIAVKGMDTLSKGANDVSAAVTALYESSKRISEIVEMITEIAGQTNLLALNAAIEAARAGEQGRGFAVVAEEVRKLAEQSETAAQEITGLITENANRIESTFRVMQDQKEHVDEGVTQVNQAGEQFNRIAVEVKELSAKVDAILTNTEGIKAGSARMFTSVESVQRVSNAVSSEAENVSAVSEQQAASMQEIAAASQTLAQLAQDLQKLVGRFHL; encoded by the coding sequence ATGAAGTTACAGTCAAAGATGCTCCTGTGGATCGGAAGTCCCTTCATCGCGATCTTCATTGCGATGGCAGCCTTCTCCTATTGGCAGGCAAGCACGATGATCGAGTCAGCGACCCAGCGCGAGATGAAAGCCCTCGCAGAGTACCATGCGGAGGAGATCAACAGCATGGTACAGCAGCAACGTGGCATACTCGAGGGTCTTGGTCAGGCATGGTCGACCTCGATCCCGAACAACGATACCTTTCTCGCAATCGCGCGGGATTTTGAAAAACGACCGGACGTAGACTCGGTCTACATGGGATTTCCGGATCGCGACTTCCTGTTCAGCCGCGAAGGCGTCATACCCAGGACGGAGTTTGATGCCACGACACGCGGCTGGTACAAGCTCGCTGCCGCAAACGACGGCGTTCAGATATCAGAAGTTTACATCGATAACTTCAGCGGCAAGAAGGTTGTTGCACTCAGCCGCGCGATGAAAGAAAACGGTCAATTCGTCGGTGTCGTCGGCATTGATGTCCTCTTTGCGGACATTGAAAAAAAGATGGCAGCTCTCAAGTTGCGCGAGACCGGCGCAGCCTTCCTGCTGGATGAGCAGGGGCGCTTCATCTATCATTCGGCGCTGACCATCGACGACAATGTTCATGCACAGGGCGAAGAGGCAGCAAAACTCTTCCTCTCGAAAGACCCTCTCTTCTTCGAGTCGAGCTATCAGGATGTCGACTACTACTATGCTGTCCACCCCGTCGGTGACACCGGCTGGTCGCTCGTACTCTTCGTTCCGAAGGATGAGGTACTCGCCGATGTAAGCACGCTGAAATGGGCAATGATTGCCGGGCTTCTTGTCTCGCTTGCGCTCCTCTCCGTCCTGCTCTACAGCATTGCGCGCTCCATCGCCGGGCCGATCGAGGTGATGGCAGCGGCGGCATCCGAAATTGCAAAAGGCAATCTCGGTGTCAAGGCACCTGAGATGGAGCGTGATGACGAGATCGGAGATCTGCACAACGCCTTCCTTACCATGGTCAAGGGGCTGCGCGATCTCATCCGGAGTGCCGCACAGACAGCGGAGCAGCTTGCAGCTGCCTCCGAAGAATTGACTGCCTCGGCGGATCAGTCGGCGCAGGGCGCACAACACGCGGCAGAGGCCATTGTCAAGATCACGGGCAGTACCATCGAGCAGCGTGAGGCGGTCGATGAGTCCTTCGAGACGGTGGATCGGATCACCCATGCCATCAACGACATTACAAACGGGATCACGGATGTCTCTGCAGCGACACAACGCGCCGAAAGCGCCACAGTAGAAGGACAGCATGGTCTCAGCATCGCCGTCAAGGGCATGGACACCCTAAGTAAGGGGGCAAACGATGTCTCTGCCGCCGTCACGGCGCTCTATGAAAGCTCGAAGCGCATCTCCGAAATCGTCGAGATGATTACAGAGATCGCAGGTCAGACGAATCTCCTCGCACTCAACGCAGCCATCGAGGCCGCGCGTGCGGGCGAGCAGGGACGCGGCTTTGCCGTCGTCGCCGAGGAGGTCAGAAAGCTCGCCGAGCAGTCCGAGACCGCCGCACAGGAGATCACGGGGCTGATTACCGAGAATGCGAACCGCATCGAGAGTACATTCCGTGTCATGCAGGATCAGAAGGAGCATGTCGACGAGGGGGTCACGCAGGTCAATCAGGCAGGCGAGCAGTTCAACCGCATTGCCGTCGAGGTCAAGGAACTGTCTGCAAAGGTGGACGCCATCCTCACGAACACTGAGGGTATCAAGGCTGGCAGCGCACGCATGTTTACCTCCGTGGAGTCCGTACAGAGGGTTTCAAACGCTGTGAGTTCGGAGGCTGAAAACGTCTCTGCCGTATCCGAGCAGCAGGCAGCCTCCATGCAGGAGATTGCCGCTGCGAGCCAGACCCTCGCACAGCTTGCACAGGATCTGCAGAAGCTCGTGGGACGATTCCATCTCTAA